The Toxoplasma gondii ME49 chromosome XII, whole genome shotgun sequence genome includes a region encoding these proteins:
- a CDS encoding tetratricopeptide repeat-containing protein (encoded by transcript TGME49_246120), producing MHVESTQRVSTKLPQIAAKIFSNSHKGPRRQPVASGGLYPRRNPSDFSTSKVSRSYPVPERCPYSRGVVSASAVCFSLKTRRHCGSAMTTFSGSCKTPSPSPLREAEGETKATFSCAKLAAVPRTPAQDNTEHGDLLGASDGEEEHLVKRTEALEDDSDVDVALEALRFSVCTKTTQRQGKTPACGAEASAGECEKRLQKVVDKKAFSGQQVLPLEEFLKISQTKTDEPRKRVSRTDIYRRGRVPWQGNVQPASPPEDSASSFPSSASSSCSVPLSEVRDAFVLDGVFSAAECEWLRRRVEEGPKFTYWDSTGTANSKYRSAYTVEIDHAALADVIWERIKDWVIPEVTIEEDDEERGERDLVGEWIACGVNPHLLFAKYTDGAHFGPHSDGCSAADFNTRTLWPTVLYLNDVEDGGETLVIDNAQKTHPMVIDEAGRHTADPQFIVDSVEALAGRMLFFYHTQMHEGRRVGPGASKFIIRTDVLYRRKIPLLTTPKDQEAFALWQRAELLAEEGQADEAAVLFRKSIKLSPDLAAIYGMA from the exons atgcacgtagAAAGCACGCAGAGAGTCTCCACGAAGCTGCCTCAAATAGCTGCGAAAATTTTCTCGAACTCGCACAAAGGACCTCGCAGACAGCCAGTGGCTTCTGGTGGCTTATATCCCCGGAGGAATCCCTCCGATTTCTCCACAAGCAAAGTTTCACGCTCCTACCCGGTGCCGGAGAGATGTCCATACTCGCGGGGAGTTGTTAGCGCGAGTGCCGTATGTTTTTCCCTCAAAACTCGTCGTCACTGTGGTTCCGCGATGACGACGTTTTCTGGAAGCTGCAagacgccttctccttctcctcttcgcgaGGCCGAGGGCGAGACGAAGGCTACTTTCTCCTGTGCGAAGCTCGCTGCTGTTCCTCGAACTCCGGCGCAAGACAACACGGAGCACGGGGATCTTTTAGGAGCTtcagacggagaggaagagcacCTCGTGAAACGTACAGAGGCCCTCGAAGATGACTCCGATGTGGACGTCGCTCTTGAGgctctgcgcttctctgtgtgcaccaaaacgacacagagacagggaaagacCCCGGCATGTGGTGCTGAGGCGAGTGCCGGAGAATGTGAAAAGCGCCTGCAAAAGGTAGTTGACAAGAAGGCGTTTTCTGGACAACAGGTGCTGCCTCTCGAGGAGTTCTTGAAAATCTCTCAAACAAAAACGGACGAACCTCGGAAGCGCGTCAGTCGAACAGACATCTACAGACGCGGCCGGGTACCCTGGCAAGGCAACGTCCAACCGGCCTCGCCTCCCGAGgactctgcttcgtcttttccttcttctgcctcttcgtcttgttctGTGCCGTTGTCTGAGGTTCGAGATGCTTTTGTTCTGGACGGAGTCTTCTCGGCTGCGGAGTGCGAGTGGCTTCGCCGCCGCGTCGAGGAAGGCCCGAAATTCACGTACTGGGACTCCACGGGCACAGCCAACTCCAAATACAGAAGCGCCTATACAGTGGAAATTGACCATGCTGCTCTGGCGGATGTTATCTGG GAGAGAATCAAAGACTGGGTGATTCCCGAGGTGACgatcgaggaagacgacgaagagcgcgGCGAACGCGATCTTGTCGGAGAGTGGATTGCATGCGGAGTCAATCCTCACCTGCTATTTGCGAA ATACACAGATGGCGCTCACTTCGGACCCCACTCCGACGGCTGCTCAGCTGCGGATTTCAACACGCGGACGCTGTGGCCGACCGTTCTCTATTTAAATGACGTTGAGG ATGGAGGCGAAACGCTGGTCATTGACAATGCACAAAAGACACATCCGATGGTTATAGATGAAGCAGGAAG GCACACGGCCGATCCTCAATTTATCGTCGACTCCGTAGAGGCGCTCGCGGGGCGGATGCTTTTTTTTTATCATACTCAG ATGCACGAAGGGCGCCGTGTCGGACCAGGGGCTTCCAAGTTCATCATTCGGACAGATGTTCTGTACAGGCGAAAA ATACCTCTTTTGACTACGCCGAAAGATCAGGAGGCATTTGCACTGTGGCAGCGGGCAGAGCTGCTTGCGGAAGAGGGCCAGGCAGACGAGGCCGCCGTCCTCTTTAGAAAAAGTATCAAGCTTTCCCCCGACTTGGCTGCCATCTACGGAATGGCGTAA
- a CDS encoding serpin (serine proteinase inhibitor) superfamily protein (encoded by transcript TGME49_246130) — protein sequence MSNFLEGLASFFSGKKPEKSDEMASMSTPAAELQRAMAARKRAQGRDGNFVMSPFSVLLVFAMAMRGASGPTLREMHNFLKLSSLPAVPKLDQEGFSPEAAPQLAVGSRVYVHQDFEGNPQFRKYASVLKTESAGETEAKTLDFADTAAAVEEINGFVSKQTHEHIKQLVTAQDVNPNTKLVLVSAMYFKCSWAKQFPKHRTDTGTFHALVNGKHVEQQVSMMHTTLKDSPLAVKVDENVVAIALPYSDPNTAMYIIQPRDSHHLATLFDKKKSAELGVAYIESLVREMRSEETAEAMWGKQVRLTMPKFKLSSAANREDLIPVFSEVLGIKSMFDVNSADFSKITGNRDLVVSSFLHAADIDVDENGTVATAATAMGMMLRMAMAEPKIVNVTIDRPFAFQIRYTPASGKQDGSDDYVLFSGQITDVAAAQ from the exons ATGTCAAACTTCTTAGAGGgtctcgcttcctttttctcgggCAAGAAACCCGAAAAGTCTGACGAAATGGCGTCCATGTCGACTCCCGCGGCCGAGCTGCAGCGCGCGATGGCTGCCCGCAAACGCGCGCAAGGCAGAGACGGGAACTTTGTGATGTCGCCGTTCTCGGTCTTGCTTGTGTTCGCGATGGCCATGCGCGGCGCAAGTGGTCCGACGCTGCGCGAAATGCACAACTTCCTCAAACTTTCCTCCCTGCCTGCCGTCCCGAAGCTCGATCAAGAGGGCTTTTCCCCGGAAGCTGCTCCCCAGCTCGCCGTGGGGTCTCGGGTGTATGTCCACCAGGACTTCGAAGGCAACCCGCAGTTCCGGAAGTACGCGAGCGTCCTCAAAACTGAATCTGCGGGCGAAACTGAGGCCAAAACACTCGATTTCGCAGACACCGCGGCTGCAGTTGAGGAAATTAACGGCTTCGTCTCTAAGCAGACGCACGAACACATCAAACAACTCGTGACGGCGCAAGACGTCAACCCGAACACCAAGCTCGTCCTCGTCAGTGCAATGTACTTCAAGTGCAGTTGGGCTAAGCAGTTTCCCAAGCACCGAACTGACACTGGAACTTTCCACGCGCTGGTAAACGGCAAGCACGTGGAGCAGCAAGTCAGCATGATGCACACAACCCTGAAGGACTCGCCACTTGCTGTCAAGGTGGACGAAAACGTCGTCGCCATTGCGCTGCCCTATTCAGACCCCAACACCGCAATGTACATCATTCAGCCCCGAGACTCGCACCACCTCGCCACGCTTTtcgacaagaaaaagagcgcCGAACTAG GCGTAGCGTACATCGAGTCTCTTGTGCGGGAGATGCGGAGCGAAGAGACTGCCGAGGCTATGTGGGGAAAGCAAGTGCGTCTGACGATGCCCAAGTTCAAGCTGAGCTCTGCGGCGAACCGGGAAGACCTGATTCCGGTGTTCAGCGAGGTGCTCGGAATCAAAAGCATGTTCGACGTGAATTCTGCGGACTTCTCCAAGATCACTGGAAACCGTGACCTGgtcgtctcgtctttcctccaTGCAGCGGACATCGACGTAGACGAGAACGGGACTGTGGCGACCGCCGCAACGGCCATGGGCATGATGCTGCGCATGGCCATGGCCGAGCCGAAGATCGTGAACGTGACGATCGACAGACCCTTCGCCTTTCAGATTCGCTACACTCCGGCCTCGGGAAAGCAAGACGGCAGCGACGACTACGTCCTCTTCAGCGGACAGATCACTGACGTCGCCGCGGCGCAGTAG
- a CDS encoding hypothetical protein (encoded by transcript TGME49_246110), whose protein sequence is MSYFSARGPAKTLPFTPPHGLPPAPLSAPSQRAVPPGSKGILVRPMGVVRARQNLTSVLPGSPAIQPLTWAGGRGEDGEVLPQASPSAPTQRPSTSVVPAVTSRPAAPCPSAYGPGSPGATELSGGTNATALVRAGTIQELSAHQSGKHFDVSPPVPLQEGNHFARFYVFDWDNTLCPTDWLSELYGQNGSNLYMSKKPCPALSSPVLKSKMDLLQNSVRTLLLKCKEKGEVAIMSNATSVGLIKTLRLLPVIHRTVNELRIAVVSARDMCEPHGLPLEDWKDTALVQMLLDFAGRHANQKLSVMTIGDQDFEHIALHNASEYLQSQFGRDSHPKCIKYVESPTIDIVTKQTAIFIELLDQFADDESGTYLMEQDSAMIDYRRLAL, encoded by the exons ATGTCGTATTTCTCTGCTCGCGGGCCGGCGAAGACGCTCCCCTTTACTCCTCCCCATGGGCTTCCACCAGCTCCGCTTTCAGCTCCCAGCCAGAGGGCCGTTCCCCCCGGTTCCAAGGGCATCCTTGTGCGCCCGATGGGCGTTGTCAGAGCTCGTCAAAATCTAACTAGTGTCCTTCCCGGCAGCCCTGCAATACAGCCGCTTACCTGGGCGGGTGGCCGCGGGGAGGACGGCGAGGTTCTTCCGCAggcttctccttcggcgCCCACACAGCGCCCAAGCACTTCCGTCGTCCCAGCAGTTACATCAAGGCCTGCCGCACCATGTCCCTCGGCCTATGGTCCGGGCAGTCCAGGCGCTACCGAATTGTCCGGGGGCACAAACGCCACTGCACTCGTGAGAGCTGGGACGATACAGGAACTCAGCGCTCACCAGAGCGGGAAGCACTTTGACGTTTCGCCTCCCGTGCCTCTTCAGGAGGGAAACCATTTTGCTCGGTTCTACGTGTTTGACTGGGACAATACACTCTGCCCGACCGACTGGCTGTCGGAATTGTACGGCCAAAATGGGTCGAATCTTTATATGAGCAAGAAGCCATGCCCCGCGCTGAGCTCCCCCGTCCTAAAGTCCAAGATGGACTTGCTGCAGAACAGTGTGCGGACGCTGCTGTTAAAGTGcaaggaaaagggagaagttGCCATCATGTCCAACGCCACGAGCGTCGGACTCATCAAAACTCTCCGACTCCTGCCCGTCATCCACAGAACTGTGAATGAGCTAC GCATTGCTGTAGTCTCTGCTCGGGACATGTGTGAGCCGCACGGCCTTCCGTTGGAGGACTGGAAGGACACAGCTCTCGTCCAGATGCTGCTCGATTTCGCAGGACGGCATGCTAACCAAAAGCTCTCAGTTATGACAATCG gtgACCAGGACTTTGAGCACATTGCCCTTCACAATGCTTCAGAGTATCTTCAATCGCAGTTCGGCCGGGATTCTCACCCGAAATGCATCAAATACGTGGAGTCGCCGACCATTGACATTGTCACTAAGCAGACTGCAATATTCATCGAGCTGCTCGACCAGTTTGCGGACGACGAGAGCGGCACCTACCTCATGGAACAAGACAGCGCGATGATCGACTACAGACGTCTGGCGCTCTGA
- a CDS encoding hypothetical protein (encoded by transcript TGME49_246140) has protein sequence MALHNSQGAQQRPPTQQRIDPAHPCLYAASSSSSPSPSFSSSSSVSSFCSPHHSSPSESSVAPRCGCKGIRRCLLCSPSSPSAPGFSAGASSFFPRGEAESLVGKARDSEAALLVGDASGDPALLSVSRVFFSSPSLHTEGEREPPHSPPAVTVPDARHRADRPPPPFSRCRCTCSGTPGGSLQGESLLSSIDAAESKLPASTRTQGDVDGRRDLESSERRRVTELAEAEQRGERSQTGERERKREAKASQAGEAKPFRAAHSTEVKKTDQSRLHSERDYLSLYLLWCPQCRELHRQVREPEELDVLEEEERGDEEKKSGDKRETEKSGERREEAKEDAAATDEFRRLGGEEARGEEGREAPQAETCCFLRTGVCERIEEPNGNRRHSQEFSNGEAFARKDRQASSAASLSHPILTTKDIARAVARLLQVRAPTEGAWAAAGSCEGERKAGRGEGRRSDGDSKTPREDARVGDREEGDRGETGGEAETEESSPHRGRGWRDEVELQALEPATTRRDRALRAPVPPVSEGKPGLSSDLEEALLPLLGLSEAHSDTEACEEGGEKREAEVVMRKRDSSQFAMRRRDGLVESPFGVYLLPDALERQEEAAILAWADGNMETGAQSREATHKPQPRGDTREYGGDAKTEPRAGLWVLSQSGRRKIDFGPQVNFKKKRLKPGRFNGFPPFAKALLSQPENASSAPPSCSDSFLPSPADPSSPTVSSPPSVSSSSGVSSSPDAFSPRVACITESPRGAASDVRTSGGTGKRGVDRLTPPAFRAELLANFQPVELCLLEYVPDRGSHIEEHFDDFWLWGPRLVTFNLASSTILSFVSPVFCVSRELFEVARAQRLFRSHQSPLSPSPVFSSEAPETPPLSPASSCSPSLSSKAVSSSAVASSSGSSSASCSSAAPSDSCSLPSPGLASGEFGRVRVEIRVLLPRRSLVVFEGHCRYTWTHAVRSHHIFSRRVAVTLRELAPEFLPGGENEEVGQKLLSLSAFFNGSPVNAREEARKAEELASRKTDTEETAWKRPPLVSA, from the exons ATGGCACTTCACAACTCGCAAGGCGCTCAACAGCGCCCGCCAACACAGCAACGAATCGATCCCGCGCACCCTTGTCTCTacgctgcctcttcttcctcttctccttctccctcgttttcttcttcttcttccgtttcctctttctgttctccccATCACTCTTCCCCTTCTGAGTCGTCTGTTGCGCCTCGTTGTGGCTGCAAAGGTATTCGTCGTTGTCTGCTttgttccccttcttcgccgtctgcgccAGGCTTCTCCGCGGGAGCGAGCTCCTTTTTTCCGCGCGGCGAGGCCGAGTCTCTCgtggggaaggcgagagactcTGAAGCCGCGCTGCTGGTCGGGGATGCGTCCGGCGaccctgcgcttctctcagtttctagagtttttttttcttcacccTCTCTACACACTGAAGGCGAAAGGGAGCCGCCACATTCTCCCCCAGCAGTCACAGTGCCTGACGCGCGACACCGCGCAGACAGGCCGCCTCCTCCCTTTTCGCGGTGTCGATGTACATGCAGTGGAACGCCTGGAGGAAGCCTGCAAGGAGAGTCGCTTCTGAGTTCGATTGACGCGGCAGAATCCAAACTCCCGGCGTCCACGAGAACCCAGGGAGATGTCGACGGCAGACGCGACCTCGAGAGTtccgaaagaagaagagtgacaGAACTTGCTGAGGCCGAGCAACGCGGGGAGAGAAGTCAGACGggcgaacgcgagaggaaacgcgaagcgAAGGCTTCACAGgccggagaagcgaagccgTTCAGAGCCGCCCACTCCAccgaggtgaagaagacagaccAATCGCGCCTCCACTCAGAGAGAGACTATCTGTCCCTCTACCTCCTGTGGTGCCCTCAGTGCAGAGAATTGCACAGACAAGTCAGAGAGCCCGAGGAGCTCGACGttctcgaagaagaggagcgtggagacgaagagaagaagagtggagacaagagggaaacggaaaagagtggtgaacggagagaagaagcgaaggaagacgcagcgGCAACGGACGAGTTCCGGAGACTcgggggagaggaagcaagaggggaagaagggagagaagcccCCCAGGCTGAAACGTGTTGCTTTCTCCGCACTGGCGTCTGTGAGCGAATCGAAGAACCGAACGGAAACAGACGGCACTCACAAGAGTTCTCGAACGGGGAGGCGTTTGCGCGGAAGGATCGACAGGCTTCGTCTgccgcttcgctgtctcACCCAATCCTCACCACGAAAGACATTGCGCGAGCTGTGGCGCGACTTCTCCAGGTCCGTGCACCCACAGAAGGCGCCTGGGCGGCTGCGGGCAGttgcgaaggagagagaaaggcagggcgaggcgaaggcagacgaagcgaTGGGGACTCGAAGACAcccagagaagacgcgagagtcggagaccgcgaagaaggagacaggggagagacgggcggagaagcagagacagaagagagctCGCCGCACAGAGGACGTGGATGGCGTGACGAAGTTGAACTCCAGGCACTGGAGCCTGCGACGACAAGGCGAGATCGTGCTTTGCGCGCTCCTGTGCCTCCAGTGTCGGAGGGGAAGCCCGGGCTGTCGAGCGACCTTGAAGAagcgctgcttcctctccttggGTTGTCGGAAGCTCACAGCGACACCGAAGCctgcgaggaaggaggagagaaacgcgaggcgGAAGTGGTAATGCGAAAGAGAGATTCCAGCCAGTTTGCCATGCGAAGACGCGACGGCCTCGTCGAGTCTCCCTTCGGAGTGTATCTTCTCCCCGACGCTCTGGAGCGccaggaggaggcggcgatCCTCGCCTGGGCAGACGGCAATATGGAGACAGGCGCTCAGAGCCGCGAGGCAACCCACAAGCCGCagccgcgaggagacacccgagagtATGGAGGTGACGCGAAGACAGAGCCACGCGCGGGCCTCTGGGTCCTGTCTCAATCGGGGAGACGAAAAATCGACTTCGGTCCCCAAGTAAACTTTAAGAAGAAACGCCTGAAACCTGGACGCTTCAATGGATTCCCTCCCTTCGCAAaagcgcttctctctcaacCAGAAAACGCCTCCTCCGCACCTCCCTCGTGTTCGgattcctttcttccttcgccggcggatccctcttctccgacggtttcttcccctcccagtgtctcttcttcttccggcgtttcttcgtctccagatGCTTTTTCGCCTCGCGTGGCTTGTATTACGGAGTCTCCACGGGGCGCCGCTTCGGATGTACGTACATCCGGGGGCACAGGAAAACGAGGCGTCGATCGCTTGACGCCTCCAGCGTTCCGCGCAGAGCTGCTCGCGAACTTCCAGCCGGTGGAGCTTTGCCTGCTGGAGTATGTGCCGGATCGCGGCTCGCATATCGAGGAGCACTTTGACGATTTCTGGCTGTGGGGGCCTCGTCTTGTGACATTCAAtctcgcttcctcgacgattctctccttcgtcagtccggtcttctgcgtctctcgcgagcTCTTCGAGGTCGCCCGCGCCCAGAGGCTCTTCCGCAGTCACCAGTCGCCACTTTCGCCGTCGCCGGTTTTCTCATCCGAGGCTCCAGAGACTCCACCTCTTTCTCCAGCCTCTTCCTGTTCGCCATCTCTTTCATCGAaagctgtctcttcgtctgcggttgcttcttcatctggctcttcgtctgcttcgtgtTCTTCCGCTGCCCCTTCGGACTCTtgctcgcttccttctccgggTTTGGCGTCTGGGGAGTTCGGTCGCGTTCGCGTGGAAATCCGCGTTTTGCTTCCGCGGCGAAGTTTGGTCGTCTTCGAAGGCCACTGTAGATACACctggacgcatgcagttcgctCACACCATATCTTCTCGCGGCGCGTGGCAGTGACCCTGCGCGAGCTCGCTCCGGAGTTCCTTCCAG GTggggagaacgaagaagtaGGCCAGaagcttctttctctgtcggctTTCTTCAATGGCTCTCCCGTGAATGCTCGCGAAGAAGCCAGGAAGGCGGAGGAGCTTGCGtccagaaaaacagacacagaggagacagcttgGAAACGCCCTCCACTCGTTTCTGCTTGA
- a CDS encoding hypothetical protein (encoded by transcript TGME49_246150~Signal peptide predicted by SignalP 2.0 HMM (probability 0.787) with cleavage site probability 0.751 at residue 71) has translation MSQPAPAKRLLSASPQVPVAVPLKAAPALGEGRAPVLYRHPARFLHARRARRISRVSVFFTFLSGVSRVSSREPHVGLLARDARDQTAKATPPGEPCRVLRTSRRRPGFRERESRKKCRMHAPDGSDPSRAGRRARLKRSRRRGSALQRWLAEETETGRSRASSRQRRVNRKSENGGRAA, from the exons ATGAGCCAACCTGCGCCGGCGAAAAGGCTTCTttcggcgtctccgcagGTCCCGGTCGCGGTTCCCTTAAAGGCGGCACCAGCTCTGGGGGAGGGTCGCGCTCCAGTGTTGTACCGACACCCGGCCaggtttctgcatgcgcggcgagcgcggcggatttctcgcgtttccgttttttttaCATTTCTCAGCGGAGTCTCGCGGGTGTCTAGCAGAGAGCCACACGTTGGGTTGCTGGCTCGCGACGCTCGCGACcagacggcgaaggcgacgccaCCTGGAGAGCCGTGCAGAGTCCTCCGGACTTCGAGAAGGCGGCCTGGctttcgagagagagaatccAGAAAAAAATGCAGAATGCACGCGCCGGATGGGTCTGACCCCTCGCGGGCAGGCCGCAGAGCACGGCTGAAACGCAGTCGGAGACGCGGCAGCGCCCTCCAACGCTGGCtggcagaggagacagagacagggagaagcagagcaagCAGTCGGCAGCGGAGGGTGAACCGTAAGAG cGAAAACGGCGGGAGAGCAGCCTGA
- a CDS encoding phosducin, putative (encoded by transcript TGME49_246100), with protein sequence MSTTNPEIRETEWDALQRKFGNLPKLPDVVTEEQLTREVVDAAEKVDTLASKSLKELDALEDEVEEDVLEKYRRKRLEEIENRRKLERFGDVYHLSKDGFVEEVTRASEVDPLQASSQRSPKGDSDSSDEDESVRSKEVGCFSSSHPESRRKKRGTWVVVHLYQSAVPACKALNELLPQLAQRHREVKFMKGIATDVIPNFPDSKVPTMLLYFGGTCRAQVVGLQKEWADEGDTRKLPTLHGIEKFLGRYGVLNGDTDRRDESDGDSSDEDSRRGARHLRISYGDSRGRDDESDEEKERTRTKGYSSLGFDRKVQRGY encoded by the exons ATGTCGACGACAAATCCAGAAATCCGGGAAACGGAGTGGGACGCCCTGCAGAGGAAGTTCGGAAATCTGCCGAAGCTTCCGGATGTCGTGACAGAGGAACAGCTGACGCGTGAGGTCGTCGACGCCGCCGAGAAAGTCGACACGCTGGCCAGCAAGAGCCTCAAAGAATTGGATGCGCTGGAAGatgaagtggaagaagacgtcCTCGAAAAGTATCGACGCAAGCGACTGGAGGAGATcgagaacagaaggaaactCGAAAG ATTTGGAGATGTGTATCATTTGAGCAAGGACGGCTTCGTGGAGGAGGTGACTCGAGCGTCGGAGGTGGATCCTCTCCAAGCAAGCAGCCAGCGGTCGCCTAAGGGCGACTCGGACTCTTCTGACGAGGACGAGTCTGTGCGCAGTAAAGAAGTCgggtgtttctcttcctcgcacCCCGAGtccagaaggaagaaacgtggAACGTGGGTCGTCGTCCATCTCTACCAGAGCGCGgttcctgcatgcaaggcCCTCAACGAACTTCTTCCGCAGCTCGCTCAGAGACATCGGGAAGTCAAATTCATGAAGGGCATCGCCACAGACGTTATCCCCAACTTCCCGGACTCGAAGGTCCCCACGATGCTCCTTTACTTTGGGGGAACGTGTCGCGCCCAAGTCGTCGGGCTTCAGAAGGAATgggcagacgaaggagacacacgaaaACTTCCTACGCTTCACGGAATCGAGAAGTTCCTCG GCAGATACGGAGTTCTGAACGGAGACACTGATCGGCGAGATGAGAGTGATGGCGACAGCTCCGACGAGGACAGCAGGCGAGGCGCGCGTCACTTGCGTATTTCGTATGGAGACAGCCGAGGGCGAGACGACGAAAGCgatgaggaaaaagagagaacgagaaccAAGGGGTATTCTTCCTTAGGCTTCGATCGCAAAGTTCAACGAGGCTACTGA